One Lentimicrobiaceae bacterium genomic region harbors:
- a CDS encoding LemA family protein, whose protein sequence is MKRTVLILGIVILLLILLIGRGIGIYNDFIVKQEAVKTSWGNVQNAYQKRFDLIPNLVNTVKGYADHEQSTMIGVIEARAQATKTSINVGADKITPETLAEINNLTADMNSVLSRLLVAVERYPDLKANENFLQLQNQLETTENEINARRNEFNETAKVYNTKVRRFPSNIIAAIFKFKIMPYFESTEGAEVAPVVDFSK, encoded by the coding sequence ATGAAAAGAACTGTATTGATTTTAGGAATAGTAATATTACTATTAATACTACTAATTGGTAGAGGTATCGGCATTTACAACGATTTTATTGTAAAACAGGAAGCTGTTAAAACATCTTGGGGAAATGTACAAAATGCTTATCAAAAACGTTTCGACCTTATTCCCAATTTGGTAAATACCGTTAAAGGTTACGCCGACCACGAACAAAGCACCATGATTGGAGTTATTGAAGCCAGAGCACAAGCCACAAAAACAAGTATAAACGTTGGTGCCGACAAAATCACTCCGGAAACTCTTGCCGAAATTAACAATCTAACTGCCGATATGAATTCGGTTCTATCAAGGTTACTTGTTGCGGTTGAACGCTATCCGGATTTAAAGGCAAACGAGAACTTTTTGCAGCTTCAAAATCAGTTGGAAACTACCGAAAATGAAATAAACGCAAGAAGAAACGAGTTTAACGAAACGGCTAAAGTTTACAACACCAAAGTTCGCAGATTTCCGAGCAATATTATTGCTGCAATATTTAAGTTTAAAATAATGCCTTATTTCGAATCGACAGAAGGAGCGGAAGTTGCACCAGTTGTTGATTTCTCGAAATAA
- the htpG gene encoding molecular chaperone HtpG, with translation MIQGQINVQTENIFPIIKKFLYSDEEIFLRELISNAVDATTKLKALASMGKYKEELGDLTIEVKIDKENKTITVSDKGIGMTSEEVDKYINEIAFSGAEEFVKKYKNKTEAEQAGLIGHFGLGFYSSFMVSDKVEIISKTYKKGAGSKAVRWSCDSSPNYTMEEHDKKERGTDIILHISKDSEEYLEENRILTLLNKYCKFLPIPIRFGNEKVWEESETEKDEKGNPKTVEVERPRIINDTNPLWIQTPSTLKHEDYIKFYRQLYPMTFDEPLFYIHLNVDYPFDLTGILYFPKVNRNIDLQRNKIQLFCNQVFVTDSVEGIVPDFLTLLHGVIDSPDIPLNVSRSYLQSDANVKKISGHIMKKVADKLEELYKSEREDFEKKWDDIKLFITYGMISEEKFFERAEKFALLKNTEGKYFTFDQYKDKVKDTQKDKNDNTVIIYASNVEEQHSYINAAKERGYDIVIMDGLLDSHFINTLEQKLEKVNFVRVDSEITDKLIDKDEKAPSKLSDDEKKKLSELFEKHVNKEQYNVQVEDMSETDFPVTITQSEFMRRMKDMAEVGGGGYGFMGNMPDMYNIVVNANHNIISKILADKNTETQTQKVLQLIDLALLSQNLLKGENLTAFLNRSIEII, from the coding sequence ATGATACAAGGACAAATTAACGTACAAACCGAAAACATCTTTCCTATTATTAAAAAGTTTTTATACTCCGACGAGGAGATTTTTTTACGTGAACTTATTTCAAATGCCGTTGATGCTACTACAAAGCTAAAAGCATTGGCATCTATGGGCAAATATAAGGAAGAGCTTGGCGACCTTACAATTGAGGTTAAAATTGATAAAGAAAACAAAACTATTACCGTTAGCGACAAAGGCATAGGAATGACTTCGGAAGAAGTTGATAAATACATCAATGAGATTGCATTTTCGGGAGCCGAAGAATTTGTTAAAAAATATAAGAATAAAACCGAAGCCGAACAGGCAGGCTTGATTGGGCATTTCGGATTGGGATTTTACTCTTCGTTTATGGTTTCCGATAAGGTGGAAATTATATCGAAAACTTACAAAAAAGGTGCAGGTTCAAAAGCCGTTCGTTGGTCATGCGACAGCTCGCCGAATTATACAATGGAAGAACATGACAAAAAAGAAAGAGGCACGGATATTATTCTGCACATTAGTAAAGATTCGGAAGAATATCTTGAAGAAAACAGAATTTTAACCCTTCTGAACAAATATTGTAAGTTTTTGCCTATACCTATAAGGTTTGGTAATGAAAAAGTGTGGGAAGAATCTGAGACCGAAAAAGACGAAAAAGGAAATCCTAAGACTGTAGAAGTCGAGAGACCACGCATTATTAACGATACAAATCCGCTTTGGATTCAAACGCCTAGCACGTTGAAACACGAAGATTACATCAAGTTTTATCGTCAGTTGTACCCTATGACTTTCGACGAACCACTGTTTTACATACATCTGAACGTCGATTATCCTTTTGACCTTACCGGAATCTTGTATTTCCCTAAGGTAAACAGAAACATAGATTTACAACGCAATAAAATTCAACTATTCTGTAATCAGGTGTTTGTAACCGATTCGGTTGAAGGTATTGTCCCCGACTTCTTAACTCTATTGCATGGCGTTATCGACTCGCCGGATATCCCTTTAAACGTTTCCAGAAGCTACCTACAAAGCGATGCTAACGTTAAAAAAATATCGGGGCATATTATGAAAAAGGTAGCCGATAAATTGGAAGAGCTTTATAAAAGCGAAAGAGAGGATTTTGAGAAGAAATGGGACGATATTAAGCTGTTCATTACATACGGAATGATTAGTGAAGAAAAATTCTTTGAGCGTGCCGAAAAATTTGCACTTCTTAAAAACACAGAGGGCAAGTATTTCACATTCGACCAGTACAAAGATAAGGTAAAAGACACTCAAAAAGACAAAAACGACAACACGGTTATAATATACGCTTCCAACGTTGAAGAGCAACACAGTTACATAAATGCTGCCAAAGAAAGAGGTTACGATATTGTTATTATGGACGGTCTTTTAGACAGCCACTTTATTAACACTTTGGAGCAAAAACTTGAAAAAGTCAATTTTGTTAGAGTCGATTCGGAAATTACCGACAAACTGATAGATAAAGACGAAAAAGCTCCTTCGAAATTAAGCGATGATGAAAAGAAAAAGTTGTCGGAACTGTTTGAAAAGCACGTAAACAAAGAACAATACAACGTTCAAGTTGAAGACATGAGCGAAACCGATTTTCCGGTTACAATTACACAATCGGAGTTTATGCGTAGAATGAAAGACATGGCGGAAGTTGGTGGCGGTGGCTACGGCTTTATGGGTAATATGCCTGATATGTACAATATTGTGGTTAACGCCAATCATAATATTATTTCAAAAATATTAGCCGACAAGAACACCGAAACTCAAACTCAAAAAGTATTGCAACTAATTGATTTGGCTCTGTTGTCGCAAAACTTGCTCAAAGGCGAAAATCTGACTGCGTTTTTGAACAGAAGTATAGAAATAATTTAA
- a CDS encoding T9SS type A sorting domain-containing protein gives MKLKTLSILLLLTCLGFSQLFSQNIAYNFPQNGFVKANDIVVYDQNDKILKHAFVGGINSAQYNAIDINLDGTLDLLIFDRLSSRLLPFININGEYVYSPKYTNSFPKIRNWMRCVDYNNDGKVDIFTYVTGGIKVYKNVSTSELAFVDATLPNPYLVSQYGEIATNILVTSVDYPAIVDIDGDGDYDILTFWGLGSFIEMHKNMSMEYYNHTDSLVFVKTQHCWGNFAEGAEDNTIILDTCVNFTKSVGNVRSDEKHTGSTLLVYDTNGDGNMDLVLGDVDYSDIILLINGGTSVDANMIEYTYNFPNAEEKLYLSTFPAVERIDLNNDGILDLICTSFSPAKFKNEDKHSNWLYINKGDNFNQVYELKTKAFLQEEMIDFGTCSYPTFVDLDNNGLNDLLVGNYGYFDSAYFKSNYFLETKSHAQLAYIKNVGTFGRPEYKIVDTNFLRLDTLDILAVRPACADIDGDGDNDIVLGCSDGTFWYFENRLIPDGVLSFANGVKNWQNLDAGEFSTPFLIDINDDGLIDMVSGNKEGVLYLFLNLGSKTEPAFELVDKKFGGVDVTDNMLSYEGYSVPTFIVDNKTQKLRLFCGAEFGEIYVYDSISGNLIGDFNLLGNLSQINDGTHSAVAFDYLNSDTIVDMIVGNYSGGLSLFYGITENPFGKEIFKTEKSVLKIYPNPTSDNIKIQIGENANIESFNLRIYNSSGLLVSQIDNVKQGQNISTNKLPSGIYYVVVVSKTNTYKGSFVKS, from the coding sequence ATGAAACTTAAAACACTATCAATTCTACTATTACTCACTTGTTTAGGATTTTCTCAACTATTTTCTCAAAACATCGCTTACAATTTCCCCCAAAACGGATTTGTAAAAGCTAATGATATTGTGGTTTACGACCAAAATGACAAAATATTGAAACATGCTTTTGTCGGAGGTATAAATTCGGCTCAGTACAATGCAATTGATATTAATCTTGACGGAACTTTGGATTTGCTCATTTTCGACAGATTAAGTTCAAGGTTACTGCCTTTTATTAATATTAACGGCGAGTACGTTTATTCTCCAAAGTATACAAATTCTTTTCCCAAAATCAGAAATTGGATGCGTTGCGTTGATTACAACAACGACGGCAAAGTTGATATTTTTACTTACGTTACCGGCGGAATAAAGGTTTACAAAAACGTTTCGACAAGCGAGTTGGCTTTTGTTGATGCTACATTACCAAATCCGTATTTGGTATCACAGTACGGAGAAATAGCGACGAATATTTTGGTTACAAGCGTTGATTATCCCGCTATTGTTGATATTGACGGCGACGGCGATTACGATATTTTGACTTTTTGGGGTTTAGGTTCGTTTATAGAGATGCACAAAAATATGTCGATGGAGTACTACAACCACACCGATTCGCTGGTTTTTGTTAAGACTCAGCATTGCTGGGGTAATTTTGCCGAAGGAGCCGAAGATAATACAATAATCTTGGATACTTGCGTAAATTTTACCAAGAGTGTTGGCAATGTCAGATCAGACGAAAAACATACAGGCTCAACTTTATTAGTTTACGACACCAATGGTGATGGAAATATGGATTTAGTCCTTGGCGATGTCGATTATTCCGATATAATTTTGCTTATAAACGGCGGTACAAGCGTTGATGCCAACATGATAGAATATACTTACAATTTCCCAAATGCTGAAGAAAAATTGTATTTAAGCACTTTTCCGGCAGTCGAGCGCATAGACCTTAACAACGATGGCATTTTGGATTTAATTTGCACTTCTTTTTCACCTGCCAAATTTAAAAACGAAGATAAGCATTCAAATTGGCTGTATATAAACAAAGGCGATAATTTTAATCAGGTTTACGAGCTCAAAACAAAAGCCTTTTTGCAAGAAGAAATGATTGATTTCGGAACTTGTTCATATCCAACCTTTGTTGATTTAGACAACAACGGTCTAAACGACTTATTGGTAGGTAACTACGGCTACTTCGATTCGGCTTACTTTAAAAGCAATTATTTTTTAGAAACCAAGAGCCATGCTCAGTTGGCTTATATTAAAAATGTTGGCACTTTTGGAAGACCTGAATACAAAATAGTTGACACCAATTTTTTACGATTAGATACTTTGGATATTTTGGCTGTGCGTCCTGCCTGTGCCGATATCGACGGCGACGGCGACAACGATATTGTTTTAGGCTGTAGCGACGGCACTTTCTGGTATTTTGAAAACAGATTAATCCCCGATGGAGTATTATCTTTTGCAAACGGCGTTAAAAACTGGCAAAACCTTGATGCAGGCGAGTTTTCAACACCCTTTTTAATCGATATAAACGACGACGGACTTATTGATATGGTTAGCGGCAATAAAGAAGGAGTTTTGTATTTATTTTTAAACTTAGGCAGTAAAACCGAACCTGCTTTCGAGTTGGTTGATAAAAAATTTGGTGGAGTAGATGTTACCGATAATATGCTTTCGTATGAAGGATACAGTGTACCAACTTTTATAGTCGATAATAAAACACAAAAGCTAAGATTATTCTGTGGTGCCGAATTTGGCGAAATTTACGTTTACGATAGCATAAGCGGAAACCTTATCGGCGATTTCAATCTATTAGGAAATCTATCGCAAATAAACGACGGAACTCACTCGGCTGTAGCTTTCGATTATTTGAATTCCGATACTATCGTCGATATGATTGTCGGTAATTACAGCGGTGGCTTGAGTTTGTTTTACGGCATAACCGAAAATCCTTTTGGTAAGGAGATTTTCAAAACAGAAAAATCAGTATTGAAAATATATCCTAATCCGACTTCAGACAATATTAAAATACAAATTGGGGAAAACGCTAATATTGAGAGCTTTAACCTAAGGATTTACAATTCTTCGGGATTGCTTGTAAGTCAAATCGACAATGTAAAACAAGGACAAAACATCAGCACTAATAAATTACCTTCGGGTATTTATTACGTAGTGGTTGTAAGTAAAACTAATACTTACAAGGGAAGTTTTGTTAAAAGCTAA